From the genome of Aspergillus oryzae RIB40 DNA, chromosome 4:
AACTCTGCACTTAGCAAACCCGCCATGCATTCCATTTTTCGGTATGAGATTAGGATTGATCGACATAATCCCACCCCTATCCTACGTTTTTTAGCTGCGGAGACTAACCTCGATTTCCTAGGTGTTTACTTGACCGATTTGACCTTCATCGAAGACGGTATTCCATCTCTTACGCCATCGGAGCTGATCAACTTTAACAAACGCGCCAAAACCGCGGAAGTAATCCGAGACATTCAGCAGTACCAAAACGTCCCCTATCTCCTGCAACCCGTTCCTGAACTGCAGGATTACATTCTCAGTAATTTACAAGCGGCGGGCGACGTGCATGACATGTACGACCGGAGTTTGGAAGTGGAACCCAGAGAACGGGAGGACGAGAAGATTGCGAGGTATGCTACTACAGCAGGTAGAGATATGAGCACCTTGGCTATTGCGACCTTGGCCATGTCGATGCGATAAtgcttttcctttatttttttttcatgTGCACCTTCCCACTTGATGCCCTTTTTCATGACCTTGTGTGTTTGCTTCGGTGTTAAGGCCTGGTGTGGCGATACCCATATCTTTTTTTCAGATACTATTTCTCTTTGAAGGACgtcttgattgattgattgattacaTGATGACTAACTGTGTTCTTCCCAACGCGTAGACTGCTGTCTGAATCGGGCTTCCTGTAAGCCGGCGAACTCCGTTTCTCCGTCGGGGTATAGATTGCGATACGTGGAGATCCCTGTCCTAGCATCCACTACGCACGTGCCGAGTTGTTACCGCCGGCAACCCGACAAAGTTTATCACGAGCGATCACCCACGCCAATGGCTTCCATGCGAGGTGATTGGCGGCGATAGAATCCCTGGCGTTTACCACGACTCACTAGAACGACGCCGTCTATCATCTATGCGACCGTGCGAAAGAAGGATTAGTCTACTACGGCCTTATCAAATTGCATGACGCGGCATGTTGGAACCTACCTGGGGTCGAACTGCAAGACATCCTTGCGCTGCTCGAGAGTGCTTCTGCACCTTTACTCCAGCCGCACTCCAGGATTCCTCGACGCCTCCTTCAAGCTATTCGTTCTCATTTGACGCGACGTTCATGTCCATGCCGTTGGCCAAACCGAACGGTTACGGTCCGGGCGCCATATGATCATTTGATCATCCTGAGCATATTGTCTCTGGTTGGTCTATCAACAGCCTgacaaccagaagaaaatttttttttaaaaaaaagaataaaaaggataaaaagGACAAGTTGAGGGGACTTCGAACATTATACGAAACCCCCCTGACTTTAGCGCCCCACAGCTACTTGAATCGCATGTGATAGAACGATTGCAGTGGAAGCTTGTGATACCCTCGACCTGTTGTTGTTTATTGTCTTTTATCTTCACTTTTGCGGACGAGACCACTCTTTACCATCAGACGCTACCAACTCAACCCTTGCACGGCTCTgctatttcttttgttctttttcgccttcaCCTCGGCGGTCTTACAGTCCCTTGACCCTTTCTCTATCTTACCATTTACCTGCATATATTCTTGACCCTCTCGATCGTTTTGTACAGTGGCTCGGCccgttttccttttttttatataagATTGTCGTCCGTGTCTTGGTTCCCCGGCCTCATGATAAGGGTTTCCACGGGACTGTGGTCTCGTTCACGATTGATAATGATACGTCATGACATAGGATAACATTGTATGTTGTCCCAGCTTTGTACACTCCATGTGtcctttctgttcttgtaCCTACCTGTTTAACTACGAAGGTATATATCTTTCGTCTTCTGTGTTACATCCATGGGAATAAATTGTACAAGAAGAATGCGCAAGTTTGGCCAAGATATCTCGTCATAATTCGTCGTGTTGCTCAGGGGCATTAAATACATATGGGCCCAGAAGCGCCTTCGACACCGAAAACGCTCGGTAGAAGTTTAACACCCAACGTAGAGTCGTACCACCGTTCATAATATCTGTTTCTCTTGAGAAACTGTGGCTGTTTATGTCTCTGCTTTGTTATTCTCGCCGATGCCTTGGAagagcttcatcttgactTCAGCTGCCAGGAGGCCCTTCACTTCCTCCGATACAATTCGCTGCCCATCTCGCACGACTTTCTCCAATTGTTGATCTTTGACAGTAGTGGTCCCGCCTCGTGAGGGATTGCTTTCAATACTGCGCGCGGCCCGTCTAACTTTCTGGCTAAGATCCATCATCTGTTTGCTACCATAATCACGGGTGGTAAATAGAGGGCTCTGGCTGAGGGTAGCCACCCAATATTTGTTCCACAGAAGTGACAGAATTTCAGTATCAAGGACGCTCTTAAAAAGCGATACCTCAAGCGAATAGTAATGGGATGCATGCGCTCCAAAGTCCTCCGCTTTGTTAAGCGGTACGGTCTGGtactcatcatcctcttgctcttctttgggTGGCGTATAATCCTTAGGGAACGTTCTAAACGCCCCGATATCTACCTTCCCCGCCGAAATGGTCCGCTCTGGATCAATGACCACGGCAACAAACGGCCCGCCGAGTTGCTGCATATCCTGCGTGGTGACATCAATCCCCGATAACCAGCAACCATATCCAGGGTGACTGTGATACCAGCCGACTGCATTTTCCATCCGTCCCGCATCCCGACATGCCTGGAGATAAGACACCATGTATTCGTTTGCTTCGTCTTGGGCGTTCACTCGAGTCTCTGTTCCTTCGACTGGGAGGCGAAATGCATCGGTTACGACAAAGGTTTCTGGCAGGATGTAGCCTTGCATTAGGCCCATGACTTCGAGAGATCCGCCTGAGCGTGCGTGCATCACCATCTTCAGTAGCGCGACAGCGGAGATCCTTATCGATTTGAAATAGTGGGGGTCTTTGGCCCATGGGCGCTCCGCGCTGAGGGCTTTGTGTGTTTCTTGATCGTACTGGTAGAGGGCGTCTCGTTGGGGATCTATGAGGCTGATGGCATTTTCGAGCTCTGGAGTGGGAGGGGTTTATTGTTAGTAATGGATGTTGTCTTTGATAATATCGGGGTAATGCTTAGTACGAACCCCAAGACTGCTGTGCAGCCTTCTGCATGATGTTGAATGGGTGGGGTTTTTGACAATAGGAGATGATAGGCTGTGGGGTTTAAAGGAAAGAGGAGTAGTCTATAGCAGGATTTGCGGGATGAGGAGTTAAAAACAAATGGCTGACTTTGGTGACGTCTGATCTATCAGATCTGATCTACTTTAAGCAACCGTTGGAGTCCAGACGTGGAGAGGGCGGTGAGTAGAGTCATGGCAGAACGGGGCGGTGAGGGGTTAGGTGGACTGTTGCTGGAGTAACGGAACGCCATCAACAGGGGCCGGGAGGGAATCTCGATCGCGGCTGCATCTCAAGGGAGCGGCactattattattgttcCATCCCATCGCATCACTGCCTCAAttgattcctcttccccctctccacCCTTGCATACGTCTGCAAGTGCTTAGCTATACATAAAGCCTGCGGGTAGCCCCTTGTTCTCGCAGATGACATCCGACCTCTGAGTCAATCGtttgctgttgttgcagaTTCACGCTGGTGGATTTTGGTGTCTCACAGCTGCAGTGCTGAAGGCGCATCGCCGCCAGAGACTACATGACCACGAAACCTTAAAGACGTGAACATACTCTCGttatatttcttttgttaaCTTAAAGCGCTGGCATACGATGGCCGTCGACACCAGCTACTTGACCACCCAGGTCAATAATATTGTCGCTCAGCTGCATGGCATCTATGATGAGATCGGCGTTCCGAGCCATGAGCGCGACTCTCGAGAGGCGGAGGTTGGCTTACTTAGCACTTCCTTGTTTGTCAACTGATACTAACAAACAACTATAGCTTTTCAGTGCTCTGTCCGATACTCTAAACAATCATCTCAAGCTTGTTGACAAGTAAGTTCTACCCGTGTTTCAGCCCGACGGAAAAGTTTCTCGGATGTTAACGGAATCAATAGTGAGAAAAATGAGATGACAGAGGAGGCGCGACAACTCATAATTGCAATCGAGCAAATGGAGGAGTCTCtagaggatgagaaggccaaTGGCGAGTATCAGCTGAATCGCGATGACTTGCGCATAACCTATCCCCTCAAACGCTGTCTTGCGTTCCTCCGCGAGAAGCATAATGCACTCAGCAAATTACACCACGAGCGCTTCGAACAGGTCAAGAGTATGTTATACTGCCGCTAATGATCGAATGACTTGCTAACGACATGTAGAACTCGTTGTGGCTCTCGAGTCATACTCATCTCACCTCGAAGCGTCTTTTGTTACCATTGCTCTTCCCCCTACAGCACCGGGATCTTCGATATCGCCTAGTTTCAACTTGTCTCGCCAATACGTGGATGATCTGAACGACGAGTTTTCACGAGTTTACGAAGAATACGAACGACGGTTCGAATATGTCAAGACCACTTGCgaagagatcatcaagctcTGGGCCGAGCTCGGAACCCCTCAGGCCCAAACCGATTCCAACATCGTTAAGCACTACAAAGAGTCCCCCGAACAGCTGGGACTTCACCAATCCGACCTGGCCCATTTGAAGGCAAAGCGAGAAAAgctgttggaggagaagagaagtcgGGAGCGCAAGATCGCAGAGCTTAGAAATGCCGTGGAAGCACTTTGGGAGCGCTTCGGCGTTGAGGAGTGTGACAGAAAAGCGTTCCTCTCGGCGAACCGCGGCTGTGGTCTCCGTACAATCAACGAATTTGAAGAAGAATTGGAACGCCTCAACGAACTCAAGAAACAGAATCTACATCTATTTGTCGAAGATGCGCGATGTCGACTGCAAGAGCTCTGGGATAGCCTCTACTactcagaagaagaaatgctTGACTTCACTCCTGCCTTCTCTGACGTTTACAGCGACGCTTTGTTAGAAGCCCATGAGGCAGAAATTACCCGGTTGGAGGCATTGAAGGAGCAGCGTGCTTCAGTACTGCAGCTCGTAGAGAGGCACCGTAGCCTTCTAGCAGACAGAGAGGCTCTGGCCGTGTCAAGTCAAGATGCATCTCGTCTCATGGCGCGCGGAACCAGCGGACAAAGACGTGATCCAGGAAAGCTTctgagagaggagaaaatgagaaagagGATTGCTAAGGAGCTGCCTAAGGTGGAAGCGGATCTGCGGAAAGAATTAGAACACTTCGAGGACGAGTTTGGCCGGCCGTTCCTCGTTCATGGAGAAAGATACCTCGATGAGCTCACTCCAGTCGTCGCCAAACCTCCGCCTCGTTCTAAGACGCCTTCTGCCGGGCCAGGAAGTATCAGGGGAGGATCTATGAGGCAACAACCTCCTTCTCGTCCTGCTAGCGTGATGAGAGGGCCTCCTCCCCGGTCTGCTACGAAGACCCCTACTGGAAATGGTTCAATGAAATACAACACCATCGGACCATCCCGAGCCCCATCCCGAGCCGGAGCTAAGTCTCCCTCAAAGATTCCCGCCCGCGTCCCCTTGAGCAACATGCCTCATGGGAGCAATTCGCCCGCACGCAGTGGCACTCCAGGCCTTTATTCTTCTAACACAATGAACGGCAAAATCCCAACTCGTGCTCCGCCACCAAGGATGCGAGCATTGACCGGCGGAGAATCACGAGATGAGCGAAGCAGTTACATGTTCGAGCCTCCACGAAGTGCTAGTGCACTGTCCAACGCTTTTGTTCGGCCAGTCAGCCCGGAAGATGTCTATGACGATCGGAACCAACGCTCGTTCATGAGCTCTTCAGCTTTCTCACAGCGATCTACTGGCTTCTCTCAATCAACACAATCCTCAGCCTCATCCTTGTCCGTAAATTCCATGGGATACCCACGACCGAATCCTTATCTGCAGCGTGCTCCCCCACCGGCTCCGAGACAAGTGTCAAATGCGTCAACCGTCAACACTGGTAACTCTGGATCGGAGAACTGGGAGACATTCGACAGTGGGACTGAGTCCGAAGCTGACGCGAGTGACGTTTATTACGCCAAGCTTCGTGCTGCCCATGGCAAGCGAA
Proteins encoded in this window:
- a CDS encoding Mov34/MPN/PAD-1 family protein (COP9 signalosome, subunit CSN5), with the protein product MKLENAISLIDPQRDALYQYDQETHKALSAERPWAKDPHYFKSIRISAVALLKMVMHARSGGSLEVMGLMQGYILPETFVVTDAFRLPVEGTETRVNAQDEANEYMVSYLQACRDAGRMENAVGWYHSHPGYGCWLSGIDVTTQDMQQLGGPFVAVVIDPERTISAGKVDIGAFRTFPKDYTPPKEEQEDDEYQTVPLNKAEDFGAHASHYYSLEVSLFKSVLDTEILSLLWNKYWVATLSQSPLFTTRDYGSKQMMDLSQKVRRAARSIESNPSRGGTTTVKDQQLEKVVRDGQRIVSEEVKGLLAAEVKMKLFQGIGENNKAET